In Alosa sapidissima isolate fAloSap1 chromosome 11, fAloSap1.pri, whole genome shotgun sequence, a single window of DNA contains:
- the tigara gene encoding probable fructose-2,6-bisphosphatase TIGAR A isoform X1 has product MRLHGLGRRIPHSYGETQYNRDGMLQGQSIDSPLSEIGERQAEAAGIYLRDVKFTNAFVSDMQRARQTAEIILKNNNNSAGVQLMTDPLLKERSFGIVEGQPMDVMRSMAKAAGQLVPDFTPPQGETVEQVKLRFAEFLGSMLQQLMDEHRHQDSTQSMPVHVLVITHGAYMRVVVRYMVEDLHCSFHSGVDKSHIYSACPNTGIMRFIFNMKCNESSTPSDLQCLFVNQSDHITIELQ; this is encoded by the exons ATGCGTCTCCATGGCTTGGGGAGAAGGATTCCTCATTCCTA TGGTGAAACACAGTATAACAGAGATGGGATGCTACAAG GGCAGAGTATAGACTCACCACTTTCTGAGataggagagagacaggcagaagcTGCTGGAATCTACCTCAGAGATGTCAAATTCACCAATGCATTTGTGAGTGATATGCAACGAGCACGCCAG ACGGCGGAAATTATTttgaaaaacaataacaattcCGCGGGCGTACAGCTCATGACTGACCCTCTATTAAAAGAGAGA AGTTTTGGCATTGTGGAGGGGCAACCTATGGATGTCATGAGGAGTATGGCAAAAGCAGCAGGACAGTTAGTTCCTGATTTCACTCCTCCACAGGGGGAAACAGTGGAGCAG gttAAGTTACGCTTTGCAGAATTTCTAGGGAGCATGTTGCAGCAGCTCATGGATGAACACAGACATCAGGACAGCACCCAGAGCATGCCTGTCCATGTCCTGGTGATCACACATGGTGCCTACATGAGAGTGGTGGTGCGATATATGGTTGAAGATTTGCATTGCAGTTTTCACTCTGGAGTAGATAAGTCACATATCTACTCAGCCTGTCCAAACACAGGTATAATGCGATTTATTTTCAACATGAAATGTAATGAATCCTCAACTCCTTCTGACCTACAGTGTCTCTTTGTCAACCAATCCGACCATATCACAATAGAATTACAGTAA
- the tigara gene encoding probable fructose-2,6-bisphosphatase TIGAR A isoform X2, with product MIPCILTIVRHGETQYNRDGMLQGQSIDSPLSEIGERQAEAAGIYLRDVKFTNAFVSDMQRARQTAEIILKNNNNSAGVQLMTDPLLKERSFGIVEGQPMDVMRSMAKAAGQLVPDFTPPQGETVEQVKLRFAEFLGSMLQQLMDEHRHQDSTQSMPVHVLVITHGAYMRVVVRYMVEDLHCSFHSGVDKSHIYSACPNTGIMRFIFNMKCNESSTPSDLQCLFVNQSDHITIELQ from the exons TGGTGAAACACAGTATAACAGAGATGGGATGCTACAAG GGCAGAGTATAGACTCACCACTTTCTGAGataggagagagacaggcagaagcTGCTGGAATCTACCTCAGAGATGTCAAATTCACCAATGCATTTGTGAGTGATATGCAACGAGCACGCCAG ACGGCGGAAATTATTttgaaaaacaataacaattcCGCGGGCGTACAGCTCATGACTGACCCTCTATTAAAAGAGAGA AGTTTTGGCATTGTGGAGGGGCAACCTATGGATGTCATGAGGAGTATGGCAAAAGCAGCAGGACAGTTAGTTCCTGATTTCACTCCTCCACAGGGGGAAACAGTGGAGCAG gttAAGTTACGCTTTGCAGAATTTCTAGGGAGCATGTTGCAGCAGCTCATGGATGAACACAGACATCAGGACAGCACCCAGAGCATGCCTGTCCATGTCCTGGTGATCACACATGGTGCCTACATGAGAGTGGTGGTGCGATATATGGTTGAAGATTTGCATTGCAGTTTTCACTCTGGAGTAGATAAGTCACATATCTACTCAGCCTGTCCAAACACAGGTATAATGCGATTTATTTTCAACATGAAATGTAATGAATCCTCAACTCCTTCTGACCTACAGTGTCTCTTTGTCAACCAATCCGACCATATCACAATAGAATTACAGTAA
- the mpi gene encoding mannose-6-phosphate isomerase isoform X1, whose protein sequence is MEDIRVFPLACVVQNYAWGKVGLDSEVAKLVVGDDPQAFIKHDQPYAELWMGAHSKGDACIKDNRIPQRTLGQWIAENPACLGSRVKKTFHGQLPFLFKVLSVKTALSIQAHPNRELAVQLHAKFPEHYPDNNHKPEMAIALTQFEGLCGFRPLEEISTFLKTVPEFHTLIGDEASEELQNSAEDPHRAAKALKMCFTRMMNCEKKVFVDQLNMLVKRITDDEETGKDTSGSHGKLLLRLNAQYPGDIGCFSIYFLNHIILEPGQAMFLGASEPHAYLSGDCIECMACSDNTVRAGLTPKYIDVNTLCEMLNYTPGPADSKIFPCTQYCSDPFVHLYDPAVPDFSVMRIEIPTAVKEYTINPVDSAGILLVVSGEATAAAPSSFSDLILRKGSVIFISANEGVSLRVTSTCGITMYRACCLL, encoded by the exons ATGGAGGACATAAGGG TATTTCCTTTGGCATGTGTGGTACAAAACTACGCCTGGGGAAAGGTTGGACTGGACAGTGAAGTGGCCAAACTGGTTGTTGGAGATGATCCTCAGGCTTTTATTAAACATGATCAACCATATGCTGAG CTCTGGATGGGTGCGCACTCTAAAGGGGATGCCTGCATCAAAGACAACAGGATACCACAGAGGACGCTTGGTCAGTGGATTGCAGAAAATCCAGCATGCTTAGGGTCAAGGGTCAAAAAGACCTTTCATGGTCAGCTGCCATTTCTTTTTAAAGTCCTGTCTGTGAAAACGGCATTATCAATTCAGGCCCACCCTAACAGA GAGTTGGCTGTTCAGCTACATGCCAAGTTTCCCGAGCACTATCCTGACAACAACCATAAGCCTGAGATGGCGATAGCACTAACACAGTTTGAGGGTCTATGTGGCTTTAGGCCACTGGAGGAAATCTCAACTTTTCTGAAAA CTGTTCCAGAGTTTCATACTCTAATAGGAGATGAAGCCTCAGAGGAATTACAGAACAGTGCTGAGGACCCACACCGCGCTGCAAAGGctttgaagatgtgcttcaccAGAATGATGAATTGTGAGAAGAAAGTTTTTGTTGATCAGCTCAACATGCTGGTAAAAAGAATCACAGATGATG AAGAAACAGGTAAAGATACGTCAGGAAGTCATGGGAAGCTTTTGCTGCGACTAAATGCTCAGTACCCAGGAGATATAGGATGCTTCTCCATCTACTTTCTCAACCATATCATTCTGGAGCCGGGTCAAGCCATGTTCCTGGGGGCCAGTGAGCCACATGCTTACTTAAGTGGAG ACTGCATTGAGTGCATGGCCTGTTCGGATAATACAGTGCGTGCTGGATTAACCCCTAAATACATTGATGTCAACACACTGTGTGAGATGCTCAACTACACCCCTGGTCCAGCCGACTCTAAAATTTTCCCCTGTACGCAATACTGCTCCGATCCCTTTGTCCACCTCTATGATCCGGCTGTTCCTGACTTCTCCGTTATGAGGATTGAG ATCCCAACTGCTGTAAAGGAATACACAATTAACCCAGTGGACAGTGCTGGCATCCTGCTTGTGGTCAGTGGTGAGGCAACTGCTGCTGCTCCCTCTTCCTTTTCTGATTTGATCTTGAGAAAAGGCTCTGTCATTTTCATCTCGGCCAATGAGGGTGTCTCTCTGCGTGTGACTTCGACATGTGGGATAACAATGTACCGTGCATGCTGCCTATTATAG
- the mpi gene encoding mannose-6-phosphate isomerase isoform X2, which yields MGAHSKGDACIKDNRIPQRTLGQWIAENPACLGSRVKKTFHGQLPFLFKVLSVKTALSIQAHPNRELAVQLHAKFPEHYPDNNHKPEMAIALTQFEGLCGFRPLEEISTFLKTVPEFHTLIGDEASEELQNSAEDPHRAAKALKMCFTRMMNCEKKVFVDQLNMLVKRITDDEETGKDTSGSHGKLLLRLNAQYPGDIGCFSIYFLNHIILEPGQAMFLGASEPHAYLSGDCIECMACSDNTVRAGLTPKYIDVNTLCEMLNYTPGPADSKIFPCTQYCSDPFVHLYDPAVPDFSVMRIEIPTAVKEYTINPVDSAGILLVVSGEATAAAPSSFSDLILRKGSVIFISANEGVSLRVTSTCGITMYRACCLL from the exons ATGGGTGCGCACTCTAAAGGGGATGCCTGCATCAAAGACAACAGGATACCACAGAGGACGCTTGGTCAGTGGATTGCAGAAAATCCAGCATGCTTAGGGTCAAGGGTCAAAAAGACCTTTCATGGTCAGCTGCCATTTCTTTTTAAAGTCCTGTCTGTGAAAACGGCATTATCAATTCAGGCCCACCCTAACAGA GAGTTGGCTGTTCAGCTACATGCCAAGTTTCCCGAGCACTATCCTGACAACAACCATAAGCCTGAGATGGCGATAGCACTAACACAGTTTGAGGGTCTATGTGGCTTTAGGCCACTGGAGGAAATCTCAACTTTTCTGAAAA CTGTTCCAGAGTTTCATACTCTAATAGGAGATGAAGCCTCAGAGGAATTACAGAACAGTGCTGAGGACCCACACCGCGCTGCAAAGGctttgaagatgtgcttcaccAGAATGATGAATTGTGAGAAGAAAGTTTTTGTTGATCAGCTCAACATGCTGGTAAAAAGAATCACAGATGATG AAGAAACAGGTAAAGATACGTCAGGAAGTCATGGGAAGCTTTTGCTGCGACTAAATGCTCAGTACCCAGGAGATATAGGATGCTTCTCCATCTACTTTCTCAACCATATCATTCTGGAGCCGGGTCAAGCCATGTTCCTGGGGGCCAGTGAGCCACATGCTTACTTAAGTGGAG ACTGCATTGAGTGCATGGCCTGTTCGGATAATACAGTGCGTGCTGGATTAACCCCTAAATACATTGATGTCAACACACTGTGTGAGATGCTCAACTACACCCCTGGTCCAGCCGACTCTAAAATTTTCCCCTGTACGCAATACTGCTCCGATCCCTTTGTCCACCTCTATGATCCGGCTGTTCCTGACTTCTCCGTTATGAGGATTGAG ATCCCAACTGCTGTAAAGGAATACACAATTAACCCAGTGGACAGTGCTGGCATCCTGCTTGTGGTCAGTGGTGAGGCAACTGCTGCTGCTCCCTCTTCCTTTTCTGATTTGATCTTGAGAAAAGGCTCTGTCATTTTCATCTCGGCCAATGAGGGTGTCTCTCTGCGTGTGACTTCGACATGTGGGATAACAATGTACCGTGCATGCTGCCTATTATAG